A DNA window from Chryseobacterium sp. MEBOG06 contains the following coding sequences:
- a CDS encoding NUDIX hydrolase: MKTSSGILLFKKEKEGLYYFLVHPGGPFWKNKDLGAWSIPKGEIMPDEDLLERALIEFTEETGKSVTGEFIELHPVIQKGGKTVYAWALEGDMDTSGLYSNTLLIEWPPRSGKKLEIPEVDQWKWFVSEEAKQRINAAQIRLIEELEEIVKANDHQ, encoded by the coding sequence ATGAAAACAAGCTCCGGCATTTTACTCTTTAAAAAAGAAAAAGAAGGTTTATATTACTTTCTGGTCCATCCGGGAGGTCCGTTCTGGAAAAATAAAGACTTAGGAGCGTGGTCCATTCCTAAAGGTGAGATAATGCCTGATGAGGACCTTCTGGAGCGTGCATTGATTGAATTTACGGAAGAAACCGGAAAATCTGTTACCGGAGAATTTATAGAATTACATCCTGTCATTCAAAAAGGAGGAAAAACGGTATATGCATGGGCACTGGAAGGAGATATGGATACTTCAGGACTTTACAGCAATACTTTATTGATAGAATGGCCACCCAGATCAGGTAAAAAACTTGAAATACCGGAAGTGGACCAATGGAAGTGGTTTGTTTCAGAAGAGGCGAAACAACGGATTAATGCAGCACAGATCAGATTAATAGAAGAATTGGAAGAGATCGTGAAAGCTAACGATCACCAGTAG
- a CDS encoding TSUP family transporter — MNNSLYPIFLKLETLSLLIVGGGKVALEKLDSVLGNSPDTVIKLVAKEIIPEIRALQSQFPNIKLHERAYNDTDFDTVDLAVIAVNDIVLAGQIRDCAHQKSVLVNIADKPDLCDFYLGSIVKKGNLKIAISTNGKSPTIAKRLRETFTEIIPDEMDHILDNMQNIRNQLKGDFNYKVKELNKITTQYLSDGKIPPAQSEMEIEKLISITKTAQRKANIYLAIIGILLLFGILGLVVYHFNLSGDIQYFLNKDGHIFYWMLFAGFMAEIVAGSMGMGYGVICTTILLLLNVPPPVVSASIHSAESFTTAAGSFSHYKLGNVNKKMVWVLFPLAIVGSVIGALTLSHYGEEYAHIVKPVIACYTLYLGINILRNAFKSKKSNPVKTKRRTNLRLLGLAGGFIDSFAGGGWGPLVTGTLIKEGRIPRYVVGSSTVAKFLLTITSAVTFIFTIGIHHWNIVLGLLLGGVFTAPFSAMLTSKLPTKKMFIVVGIVVIIMSLISIIKSFM, encoded by the coding sequence ATGAATAACTCCTTATATCCCATATTCTTAAAGCTTGAAACTTTGTCCTTACTCATTGTTGGAGGCGGTAAAGTCGCTCTTGAAAAATTAGATTCTGTACTTGGCAATTCACCGGACACGGTCATAAAACTTGTAGCAAAGGAAATTATTCCGGAGATCAGGGCTCTGCAAAGTCAGTTTCCCAATATAAAACTGCATGAAAGAGCTTATAACGACACAGATTTTGATACTGTTGATCTCGCAGTTATTGCTGTAAATGACATTGTATTGGCCGGACAAATCCGTGATTGTGCCCATCAGAAGAGTGTATTGGTTAATATTGCAGATAAGCCTGATCTGTGTGATTTCTATTTAGGTTCAATCGTAAAAAAAGGCAATCTTAAAATCGCTATTTCAACCAACGGAAAATCCCCGACGATAGCCAAAAGATTAAGGGAAACATTCACTGAAATTATTCCGGATGAAATGGATCATATATTGGACAATATGCAGAATATCCGGAATCAGCTAAAAGGGGACTTCAATTATAAAGTAAAAGAACTCAACAAAATAACAACTCAATATCTGTCTGACGGAAAAATTCCTCCTGCCCAATCAGAAATGGAAATTGAAAAACTGATCAGCATTACCAAAACAGCCCAGAGAAAAGCCAATATTTATCTGGCTATCATTGGTATTTTGCTTTTGTTTGGAATATTAGGACTGGTGGTCTACCACTTCAATCTTTCCGGGGATATTCAGTATTTTCTAAATAAAGACGGACATATTTTTTACTGGATGCTGTTTGCAGGTTTTATGGCAGAAATTGTGGCCGGATCTATGGGAATGGGCTATGGCGTAATCTGTACAACCATACTTTTATTACTGAACGTTCCGCCTCCGGTTGTAAGTGCAAGCATTCATTCTGCAGAATCTTTTACTACGGCGGCCGGGAGTTTCAGCCACTATAAACTGGGAAATGTCAACAAAAAAATGGTTTGGGTATTGTTTCCCCTGGCAATCGTAGGTTCTGTTATCGGAGCATTAACATTGTCTCATTATGGTGAGGAGTATGCCCATATTGTAAAGCCTGTTATTGCCTGCTATACCTTATACCTTGGAATCAATATTTTAAGAAATGCTTTTAAAAGCAAAAAATCAAACCCCGTTAAAACCAAACGAAGAACGAATCTCAGATTATTAGGATTGGCAGGTGGTTTTATAGATTCCTTTGCAGGAGGAGGATGGGGCCCGTTAGTTACCGGAACCTTGATTAAAGAAGGAAGAATTCCCCGTTATGTAGTAGGAAGTTCAACGGTAGCTAAGTTCCTGCTGACCATTACAAGTGCTGTTACCTTCATTTTTACAATTGGGATTCACCACTGGAATATTGTTTTAGGCCTATTACTGGGAGGCGTTTTTACAGCACCTTTCTCAGCGATGCTTACCTCAAAACTTCCCACCAAAAAGATGTTTATAGTAGTTGGGATAGTAGTGATCATCATGAGTCTTATTTCTATCATCAAATCTTTCATGTAA
- a CDS encoding TonB-dependent receptor: MKNKKQGNLLPKAGIIAFTFLFFNLAEAQQQLIELSGSIKSTGTHKGLDSVKVKIENTEDTAFTDQLGTFKIRARVTIPFRLVINKDGFASQTLEVLSPSNKITIGLNPQNTIIDAVVISASRVPEKILRSPIAIEKIDIRTIRESPASSFYETLENVKGLQLLTSSLTLKIPNSRGFNSPNNFRFMQLVDGVDVQSATLGVPLGNAIGPTELDIQSMEVTPGAASALYGMNAINGLASLQTKDPFTSEGISVYFRGGVNHVDNANHKISSLGESAIRFAKVVNKNFAVKVNASYFSGIDWISNNLTDQNPNSLITANPNFSLVNNPAEDLWNKYGDERNNRVSVKVDYNGKPTTFNVSRTGYLEKDLVSPEVKNIKFDAGLYYRFGDQWKASYVYRYGLLDGTFQRGNKIRLQNATVQNHKVELTGKELTFRAYVSVENTGDSYNLKPLADNLDLTNLSNNNWKNIFQTTLQNTINSGVNLNDAFILARKEADKNRVVPGTAAFEQLKNTIIGINNWDSANAGIAGAPATGGAKLEQKSRFYQGELTYDLTRFVKIFNLLAGVDYRLYSITPDGNNFVDFNRPVNERNIPLSDGTFGKDVTYQKYGAFAQITKVFFDEKLKLNAALRIDRNPEFEAKLNPRISIVYSPVNQHNFRASFQNGYRFPSLFEALSFVNNGNVRRVGGLSKVNEGLGYLENSYTLSSIDRFTSAVNSDVDGGKSQTQAAQDNKQLLTVAGLQKLRPEKITSFEVGYKSVFFNSKLALDWDFYYNIYDGFLGQVEVAVPKNSQVGSNTAVLAMLDRSKQERYRVYTNSNTTYKSYGTSLGVRYNITGNYNVNTNVSYNALASNNSSDLFITAFNTPKWMVNISLGNREIFKNIGFTVVARWQNSFMWESPLASGEIPAYYTLDAQATWKLPDIHANAKIGATNLLNRRYFQYAAGPEIGGLYYLAFTYDIKL; the protein is encoded by the coding sequence ATGAAAAACAAAAAACAGGGAAATCTTCTGCCTAAAGCAGGTATTATAGCATTTACATTTCTATTTTTTAATCTGGCCGAAGCTCAGCAGCAGCTTATCGAATTAAGCGGGAGCATCAAAAGCACAGGAACACACAAAGGACTGGATTCTGTAAAAGTAAAGATAGAAAATACAGAAGATACAGCATTCACAGATCAGCTGGGAACCTTTAAGATACGAGCAAGAGTTACCATACCATTCCGTCTTGTCATTAATAAAGACGGATTTGCAAGCCAGACTCTTGAAGTTCTTTCTCCCTCCAATAAAATAACCATCGGGCTTAATCCTCAGAATACCATTATTGATGCTGTTGTGATTTCAGCATCCAGAGTTCCTGAAAAAATACTGCGCTCTCCGATAGCGATTGAAAAAATTGATATCAGAACAATCAGGGAAAGTCCCGCATCTTCTTTCTATGAAACATTGGAAAATGTAAAAGGACTACAGCTTTTGACCTCCAGTCTCACATTGAAAATCCCTAACTCAAGAGGATTCAACTCTCCTAATAATTTCCGATTTATGCAGCTGGTGGATGGCGTAGACGTACAATCCGCTACATTGGGAGTGCCGCTGGGAAATGCCATAGGACCTACAGAACTGGACATCCAGTCGATGGAAGTTACTCCCGGAGCAGCTTCTGCATTGTACGGAATGAATGCCATTAACGGATTGGCCAGCCTTCAAACCAAAGACCCTTTTACTTCCGAAGGAATCAGTGTTTATTTCCGGGGTGGAGTCAATCATGTAGACAATGCTAACCATAAAATAAGCTCTTTGGGTGAAAGTGCAATACGGTTTGCAAAAGTGGTCAATAAAAATTTTGCTGTAAAGGTAAATGCATCCTACTTCAGCGGAATAGACTGGATATCCAACAACCTCACAGATCAGAATCCAAATTCATTGATTACAGCTAATCCTAATTTCTCATTAGTTAACAATCCCGCTGAAGATCTATGGAATAAGTACGGTGACGAAAGGAATAACAGGGTTTCTGTAAAAGTGGATTACAATGGGAAACCAACCACATTTAATGTTTCCAGGACAGGATATCTGGAAAAAGACCTTGTAAGTCCGGAAGTGAAAAACATTAAGTTTGATGCAGGATTATATTACCGTTTTGGAGATCAATGGAAAGCTTCCTATGTATACCGCTACGGATTGCTGGACGGAACTTTCCAGAGAGGTAACAAAATCCGGCTGCAAAATGCCACCGTTCAAAACCACAAAGTAGAACTTACGGGCAAAGAACTTACTTTCAGAGCCTATGTATCTGTTGAAAATACAGGAGATTCTTATAATCTTAAACCTTTGGCGGACAATCTGGATCTTACCAATCTTTCGAATAATAATTGGAAAAATATATTTCAGACAACGCTCCAGAATACTATAAATTCTGGAGTAAACCTTAATGATGCTTTTATTCTGGCCCGTAAAGAAGCCGATAAGAATAGAGTAGTCCCCGGAACAGCCGCCTTTGAGCAGCTTAAAAATACCATTATCGGAATTAATAACTGGGATTCTGCCAACGCCGGAATTGCAGGAGCTCCGGCAACGGGAGGCGCTAAACTCGAACAGAAATCTCGATTTTATCAGGGAGAACTCACCTATGATCTTACAAGGTTTGTAAAAATATTTAATCTCCTTGCAGGGGTAGATTACCGGTTGTACAGTATAACTCCGGACGGAAACAATTTTGTTGATTTTAACAGACCTGTGAATGAAAGAAATATTCCTTTATCTGATGGTACTTTCGGGAAAGATGTTACTTATCAGAAATACGGAGCTTTTGCACAGATTACCAAAGTTTTCTTTGATGAAAAATTAAAACTGAATGCCGCTTTACGTATCGACAGGAACCCTGAATTTGAAGCCAAACTAAATCCGAGAATAAGTATTGTGTATTCGCCTGTCAATCAACATAATTTCAGAGCTTCTTTCCAGAACGGATACCGTTTCCCGTCACTGTTTGAAGCGCTTTCTTTTGTGAATAACGGAAACGTAAGAAGAGTGGGAGGCCTTTCAAAAGTGAACGAGGGACTTGGTTATCTGGAAAATTCCTATACTCTTTCCTCCATAGACAGGTTCACGTCTGCTGTGAATAGCGATGTGGATGGAGGAAAGAGCCAAACTCAGGCAGCACAGGATAATAAACAGCTTTTAACAGTTGCCGGTCTTCAGAAATTAAGGCCCGAAAAGATCACCTCTTTTGAAGTGGGATACAAATCTGTTTTCTTTAATAGCAAACTCGCTCTGGATTGGGATTTCTATTACAATATTTATGATGGATTTCTCGGTCAGGTAGAAGTTGCAGTACCTAAAAACAGTCAGGTAGGAAGTAATACAGCTGTCTTAGCCATGCTTGACAGAAGTAAGCAGGAGAGGTACAGAGTCTATACCAACAGCAATACCACCTACAAAAGCTATGGTACTTCTTTGGGAGTGCGGTACAATATAACAGGAAATTATAATGTTAATACCAATGTTTCCTATAATGCGCTTGCTTCCAATAACTCATCCGATCTGTTTATTACCGCTTTCAATACTCCGAAGTGGATGGTTAATATAAGTTTGGGAAATAGAGAAATCTTCAAGAATATAGGTTTCACCGTCGTTGCAAGGTGGCAGAACAGCTTTATGTGGGAGAGCCCTCTGGCTTCAGGAGAAATCCCCGCTTATTATACCCTTGATGCACAGGCTACCTGGAAACTTCCGGACATTCATGCAAATGCGAAAATAGGAGCAACCAATCTGCTGAACCGACGATACTTTCAGTATGCTGCAGGTCCGGAAATCGGAGGACTGTATTATCTCGCTTTTACTTACGATATAAAACTATAA
- a CDS encoding GNAT family N-acetyltransferase, which yields MITNTTLHDTEEIFDLYKMASDYKKKISGVQWPEFDRNMIETEIKENRHWKIIIDGHIACIWSITLEDEQVWEERNADPSVYIHRIATNPNFRGQKFVEQIAEWTKKYALENNKLYVRMDTTAGNQRLTDYYIKCGFSHLGAKKILNTQGRPAHYHNATMELFQMKV from the coding sequence ATGATAACGAATACGACTTTACACGACACAGAAGAAATTTTTGACTTATACAAAATGGCTTCTGATTATAAGAAAAAAATATCCGGTGTACAATGGCCGGAATTTGATCGGAATATGATTGAAACTGAAATCAAAGAAAACCGTCACTGGAAAATTATTATAGACGGCCATATTGCCTGTATCTGGAGTATTACACTAGAGGATGAGCAGGTTTGGGAAGAACGTAATGCCGACCCTTCCGTTTATATTCACAGAATTGCTACCAATCCTAATTTCAGGGGACAGAAGTTCGTAGAACAAATTGCGGAATGGACCAAAAAGTATGCATTGGAAAATAATAAATTATACGTAAGAATGGATACCACAGCAGGAAACCAAAGGCTTACCGACTATTACATAAAATGTGGGTTTTCTCATCTGGGGGCTAAAAAGATACTCAATACCCAGGGGCGTCCTGCCCATTATCATAATGCAACTATGGAGCTTTTTCAAATGAAAGTTTAA
- a CDS encoding M24 family metallopeptidase, producing the protein MKTSMTIPLPLSLAERDRRWKIAQTIMERNQLDTLIIYGDRESAAPAPFCIDHYFTNDRLGSVVIFHKDKKPVIITFASMMIADHMQASLRGDQQWIEPEQIYVGKTGSNIGAMLKAIGLSDHPKIGIIGLEPYPPFYFDGALPHRTWKGIIEAFPKAEITAVYHDFFKLTASKSEEELALIRYAAHIGEAMSDAMQATVKPGISEAEVAAAITSTCIAKGGFTAEILLGSGPEYIGWGPPAWQYRSQAPRIIQEGDIVLSEIFALYGMYETQHQAAVAVGDIHPDLERAAAVARECYEEGLGALKAGVTFGEVVDTMEKPLLESGGWHVHPLIHSINPYGPIGFGTAPGIEVLPQAMRYGNAGRLPNPGRDLVLQAGMCFAFEPNCAFDRHLVNLGGTVIVGENEGIELNKNSTHLMRAQY; encoded by the coding sequence ATGAAAACATCAATGACCATTCCATTACCTTTATCATTGGCGGAGCGCGACCGCCGTTGGAAAATAGCACAAACAATCATGGAAAGAAATCAGCTGGACACTCTTATTATTTATGGAGACAGAGAATCTGCTGCTCCTGCGCCATTTTGTATCGACCATTATTTTACGAATGACAGACTTGGCTCTGTTGTCATTTTCCATAAGGATAAGAAGCCTGTCATCATTACTTTTGCATCTATGATGATTGCTGATCATATGCAGGCATCTTTACGCGGAGACCAGCAATGGATTGAACCTGAGCAAATTTATGTAGGCAAGACGGGTTCAAATATCGGAGCAATGCTGAAGGCAATAGGTCTTTCCGATCATCCGAAAATAGGGATTATAGGATTGGAGCCTTATCCCCCATTTTATTTTGACGGCGCACTGCCTCACCGCACATGGAAAGGAATCATTGAAGCTTTTCCTAAGGCTGAAATAACAGCAGTTTATCATGATTTCTTCAAGCTTACGGCTTCAAAAAGTGAGGAAGAGCTGGCTTTGATAAGATATGCAGCGCACATTGGTGAGGCGATGAGTGATGCCATGCAGGCAACCGTTAAACCCGGAATAAGCGAAGCTGAAGTAGCTGCGGCCATCACTTCTACCTGTATTGCAAAGGGAGGGTTTACCGCTGAAATATTATTGGGGTCAGGTCCTGAATATATTGGATGGGGACCTCCTGCCTGGCAATACCGCTCTCAGGCGCCAAGAATTATTCAGGAAGGAGATATTGTTTTGTCTGAAATATTTGCGTTGTACGGAATGTACGAAACCCAGCATCAGGCAGCAGTAGCAGTTGGAGATATCCATCCGGATCTGGAACGTGCAGCAGCTGTTGCCCGTGAATGCTATGAAGAAGGTCTTGGCGCTTTGAAAGCCGGAGTTACATTTGGGGAAGTGGTTGATACCATGGAAAAACCGCTTTTAGAATCAGGAGGCTGGCATGTACATCCTTTAATTCACAGTATCAATCCTTATGGCCCCATTGGATTTGGAACAGCTCCGGGTATTGAAGTGCTGCCGCAAGCCATGCGATATGGTAATGCAGGAAGATTACCAAATCCCGGCAGAGATTTAGTGCTGCAAGCCGGAATGTGCTTTGCATTTGAGCCCAACTGTGCTTTTGACAGACATTTGGTTAACCTTGGAGGAACGGTAATCGTAGGGGAAAATGAAGGAATTGAGCTTAATAAAAACTCAACCCATCTTATGAGGGCGCAGTATTAA
- a CDS encoding NAD-dependent epimerase/dehydratase family protein, with protein sequence MQTILGANGQIGEELARELKRNYTSDIRIVSRKPGKVNDTDTVFSADLSNREKAIEAVKGSEIAYFTLGLPMDTELWEKQFLLIMRNVIDACKINGTKLVYFDNTYMYPQNSMVLTEQTEFAPVGRKGMVRKKMTDMLLKEMGAGAIEAVICRAPEFYGPGKTQSITNSLVFNAIKEDKKLKVPLRDNKLRSLIWTPDASRATALIGNTPDAFGQTWHLPVDDHKLNYKEFIALASQIYGKKLNYSVIPKFVFKIGSLFNKNAKELLELLPRYEYDNVFDDSKFRKRFPEFQVTAYRQGIEQIKKEQQKEK encoded by the coding sequence ATGCAAACTATATTAGGCGCTAACGGACAAATAGGTGAAGAACTGGCAAGAGAACTGAAAAGAAATTATACTTCAGACATCAGAATTGTCAGCAGAAAGCCTGGAAAAGTAAATGATACCGACACTGTATTTTCAGCAGACCTTTCGAACAGGGAAAAAGCAATAGAAGCTGTAAAAGGCAGTGAGATTGCCTATTTCACCCTAGGTCTTCCCATGGATACTGAATTATGGGAAAAACAATTCCTTCTGATCATGAGAAATGTAATTGATGCCTGTAAGATCAATGGAACAAAACTGGTGTATTTTGATAATACTTATATGTATCCTCAAAACAGTATGGTCCTCACCGAGCAAACGGAATTTGCCCCTGTAGGAAGAAAAGGGATGGTAAGAAAAAAAATGACCGATATGCTTCTGAAAGAAATGGGGGCAGGAGCCATAGAAGCTGTCATCTGCAGAGCTCCGGAATTTTATGGTCCGGGCAAAACTCAAAGTATTACGAACAGCCTTGTTTTCAATGCTATTAAAGAGGATAAAAAACTGAAAGTACCTTTGAGAGACAACAAATTACGAAGCCTGATCTGGACTCCGGATGCCAGCCGGGCCACTGCTCTGATAGGAAATACTCCTGATGCTTTCGGACAGACCTGGCATCTTCCTGTGGATGATCACAAGCTGAATTATAAAGAATTTATTGCGTTGGCATCTCAGATTTACGGAAAAAAGCTCAATTATTCTGTCATTCCGAAATTTGTTTTTAAAATTGGATCTCTCTTTAATAAAAATGCAAAAGAACTGCTGGAGCTTCTTCCAAGATATGAGTATGACAATGTTTTTGATGATTCAAAGTTCAGAAAGAGATTTCCTGAATTTCAGGTGACTGCTTACAGACAGGGAATTGAGCAGATCAAAAAAGAACAGCAAAAGGAAAAATAA
- a CDS encoding MerC domain-containing protein, which translates to MKSKILDTIGISAAVLCLIHCIIFPLLMIIPLGISHNPYIDLAFLLIGAVVVFRITRSMANRWLKLLFWLSIAFISISVMADLIFEVHIPLIYVGAAGLISGHIINFKNHKH; encoded by the coding sequence ATGAAATCAAAAATACTTGACACCATAGGAATATCAGCAGCTGTACTCTGTCTTATTCACTGCATTATTTTTCCTTTATTAATGATCATTCCTTTAGGTATATCACACAATCCTTACATTGATCTGGCATTCCTGCTTATAGGAGCTGTTGTGGTCTTCAGAATCACGAGATCTATGGCCAACCGATGGCTAAAGCTTTTATTCTGGCTTTCCATTGCCTTTATTTCAATATCGGTAATGGCGGATCTGATATTTGAAGTCCATATTCCTCTCATCTATGTAGGAGCAGCAGGATTGATCTCCGGGCACATCATCAATTTTAAAAATCATAAACACTAA
- a CDS encoding helix-turn-helix domain-containing protein, with protein sequence MKTPERVPSITALHLYLKLKRPSNPLISVFDFNEVSVDPKTLLTAVTTDFYVVAIKSDCAGKFKYGQHYYDFDDGIMYFIAPNQVVQFEDILLSEVKGSVLVVHPDFLQGYPLASAIKEYCYFSYAANEALHLSDREEQSVTDIIDNIRRETENNMDVFTQDLLISNIDLLLKYCDRFYNRQFLTRKKVNHDLLTQLENILDDYFKSERLTIDGIPTVQFIASEMNISPNYLSDMLRVHTGQTTQQHIQNRLIEKAKELLSTTGMSVSEIAYHLGFEHPQSFHRLFKNRTAISPLEFRQTFN encoded by the coding sequence ATGAAAACACCGGAAAGAGTACCCTCCATTACAGCATTGCATCTTTACTTAAAGTTGAAAAGACCTTCCAATCCCTTAATCAGTGTTTTTGATTTTAATGAGGTTTCTGTTGATCCTAAAACCCTTCTAACTGCGGTAACCACAGATTTTTATGTTGTGGCTATTAAGAGTGACTGTGCAGGGAAATTCAAATATGGCCAGCATTATTATGATTTTGATGATGGGATCATGTATTTTATTGCACCTAATCAGGTGGTACAGTTTGAAGATATCCTGCTTTCTGAAGTGAAAGGAAGTGTACTGGTTGTACATCCTGATTTTTTACAGGGATATCCTTTGGCTTCTGCGATCAAAGAATACTGCTACTTTTCATATGCTGCCAATGAGGCTTTGCATCTGTCTGATAGAGAAGAACAGTCCGTCACAGACATCATTGATAATATCCGCAGGGAAACGGAAAATAATATGGATGTTTTCACTCAGGATCTGTTAATTTCCAATATCGATTTGCTGCTAAAGTACTGTGACCGTTTTTATAACCGCCAGTTTTTAACCAGAAAAAAAGTGAATCATGATCTTTTGACCCAGCTTGAAAATATACTGGATGATTATTTTAAAAGCGAAAGATTAACGATTGACGGGATTCCCACAGTACAGTTCATTGCCTCAGAAATGAATATCAGCCCCAATTATCTGAGTGATATGCTAAGGGTTCATACAGGACAGACCACCCAACAGCATATACAGAACAGATTGATAGAGAAAGCAAAAGAGTTGTTGTCTACTACAGGAATGTCTGTTTCAGAAATTGCCTATCATTTAGGATTTGAGCATCCTCAATCTTTTCACCGTTTATTTAAAAACCGAACCGCGATTTCACCCCTGGAATTCAGGCAGACGTTCAATTGA
- a CDS encoding Fur family transcriptional regulator, whose protein sequence is MKQIRNTQSKTEILNLINDSDVALTHSDIQKKLGDLCNRVTIYRVLERLENEGAIHKIVNVDGVVNFAKCSGKCTTEKHFHNHVHFNCKECHSVTCIENAIPDISLPDAFLPQEYNFIISGICGKCAVK, encoded by the coding sequence ATGAAACAAATACGAAATACCCAGTCGAAGACAGAGATTCTTAATCTTATTAATGACTCTGATGTAGCGCTTACCCATTCTGATATCCAGAAGAAATTAGGGGATCTGTGCAACAGGGTTACGATTTACAGAGTTCTGGAAAGACTTGAAAACGAAGGAGCTATCCACAAAATAGTCAATGTGGACGGAGTGGTTAATTTTGCAAAATGCAGTGGAAAATGTACTACAGAAAAACATTTTCACAACCATGTTCATTTTAACTGCAAAGAATGTCATTCTGTGACGTGTATTGAAAATGCCATTCCGGACATTAGCTTACCTGATGCCTTTCTTCCTCAAGAATATAATTTTATCATCAGCGGAATCTGTGGTAAATGTGCTGTAAAATAG
- a CDS encoding helix-turn-helix domain-containing protein encodes MEKTGGIENYDISFVSEKIGLKDVEGIAVNKTEDAVRKGLTNYPHSVKGFICAVCIKGRAELRINFQKRELTQGTLMVVLPGSMMEPIEVSEDLHIDTVFFSQDLVSGDSFSNNFILFQEIRQMPCILLNDDCFEIFRKHHLNISMHYYRDQSRSKKDILQYLLLALLSEIKDLYNDTTEQNNPYTRGKELTYVFFDLLYQYHKEERSVLFYADKMNLTSKYLTTIIRKQTGKSILSWINEAVIAQAKSLLKTTNLSVMEITDILHFTESSLFCRFFKRHTDMTPSVYRHS; translated from the coding sequence ATGGAAAAAACAGGTGGTATAGAAAACTATGATATATCCTTTGTATCTGAGAAGATAGGATTAAAGGATGTAGAAGGAATTGCAGTGAACAAAACAGAGGATGCAGTCAGAAAAGGACTGACAAATTATCCTCATTCCGTAAAAGGGTTTATCTGTGCTGTATGCATCAAAGGCAGGGCAGAGCTGAGAATCAATTTTCAAAAAAGGGAGCTTACTCAGGGGACTCTTATGGTTGTATTGCCAGGATCGATGATGGAACCCATCGAAGTATCAGAAGATTTACATATAGATACTGTTTTTTTCTCCCAGGACCTGGTTTCCGGAGATTCTTTTTCGAATAATTTTATTCTTTTTCAGGAAATTCGCCAGATGCCCTGTATTTTGTTAAATGACGATTGTTTTGAAATTTTCAGAAAGCACCATCTCAATATTTCAATGCACTATTACAGGGATCAGTCCAGAAGTAAGAAAGACATTCTTCAGTATCTTTTATTAGCTCTTCTCTCTGAGATCAAAGATCTGTACAATGATACTACGGAGCAGAACAACCCATACACAAGAGGAAAAGAATTAACCTATGTTTTTTTTGACTTACTGTATCAATATCATAAAGAAGAAAGAAGTGTGCTTTTTTATGCTGATAAGATGAATCTTACAAGCAAATACCTAACGACTATAATCCGCAAACAAACAGGAAAATCTATTCTTAGCTGGATCAATGAAGCGGTCATTGCCCAGGCAAAATCCTTATTGAAAACAACCAATTTATCCGTCATGGAGATTACCGATATATTACATTTTACCGAATCGTCGCTCTTTTGCAGATTCTTTAAAAGACATACAGATATGACTCCATCTGTATACAGACACAGTTAA